The window AGTAACCACGAAAGTGAAGCCCGATATTCATCCAAAATACGTGAACGCGAACGTGCACTGCGCGTGCGGGGAGACGTGGCAGACTCGCTCGACCAAGTCGGAGATCCGGCTTGAGATATGTTCCAATTGCCACCCGTTTTTCACAGGGAAACAAAAGCTCATCGATACCGCTGGCAGGGTCGAACGGTTCAATCGCAAGTACGGCCGTAAGACCGAAGCTTAGCCGGTCAACAACATCATTTGGTTGCCGGGGCCGCCCGGTCGCATCCGCGCGTTGACGGTTTCAATCCCGAAACCGTGAGCAAGCCGAATGCGAACAGTCGAAGCGGCAG is drawn from Acidobacteriota bacterium and contains these coding sequences:
- the rpmE gene encoding 50S ribosomal protein L31: MKPDIHPKYVNANVHCACGETWQTRSTKSEIRLEICSNCHPFFTGKQKLIDTAGRVERFNRKYGRKTEA